A genomic segment from Tessaracoccus defluvii encodes:
- a CDS encoding ATP-binding protein, translating to MARISLEAGNDLVERLAHENDPVKAVVELVWNSLDADAHSVAVALHRNEADGVIGVEVTDDGHGMAPEELSSAFRWVGNSWKWMAGRSKGEQRPLHGRFGQGRLRAFALGTDIQWATVADSVDGKRFRSVVRSSVNARNDFDASDPVGTDDGTGTRFVASGRDALDRLDADKARDRITATFAPYLLARDDVEVLFDGSRIKPDDVIDFDTTYDLEWEHEAVARQAKLRIIEWKAGHERAVHLCDGEGVPVDALDTAPAVDFRYSAYVIWDEMPGQHNEWILAKLESTPSVLGMLLAEVDRTLDEHFDGRRAQRRRELVEEWKEGNVYPYQGEPGTEEEKVERATFDVVATSIRRHIPSGKKQKRLTLGLLRESLQQRPSDVSALLDEYVGLPADEKEQLERLLSRTSLSRVIQASSNVTNRLEFLRALELMVFDPETSKMVGERDHLHKILESELWVFGEQYNLMVSERGLTAALDRHRELLDEPRNDKTPVKLLDGKSGRLDLLLSVAATEHDRNRHLVVELKAPKIQAGQKELAQIKAYAMAVAKDPRFASSTTEWDFWLVTGEIDDVVRQEANQKNRKRGVVFEPDLPDASGAKVRVWVRDWGQIIDDAKRRLDYFQKSLQHDPSLDDARDYLRRNHGDVIPEGLLVD from the coding sequence ATGGCTCGTATTTCCCTGGAGGCCGGCAACGACCTCGTCGAGAGGCTCGCCCACGAGAATGATCCGGTCAAGGCGGTCGTAGAGCTCGTGTGGAACAGCCTCGACGCCGATGCCCACTCCGTCGCGGTCGCTTTGCACCGCAACGAGGCCGACGGCGTGATCGGCGTCGAGGTCACCGACGACGGGCATGGCATGGCACCCGAGGAACTGTCCTCCGCCTTCCGGTGGGTCGGCAACTCGTGGAAGTGGATGGCAGGTCGCAGCAAAGGCGAGCAGCGCCCGCTGCACGGCCGCTTCGGCCAAGGCCGGCTGCGGGCGTTCGCCCTGGGCACAGATATCCAATGGGCGACCGTCGCCGACAGCGTCGACGGGAAGCGTTTTCGTTCAGTCGTCCGTTCCTCGGTCAACGCCCGGAACGACTTCGACGCTTCGGACCCGGTGGGTACCGACGACGGCACTGGGACGCGATTCGTTGCTTCGGGCCGTGATGCTCTGGATCGCCTCGACGCCGACAAGGCGCGCGACCGGATCACGGCGACGTTCGCGCCGTATCTGCTCGCCCGTGACGATGTCGAGGTCCTTTTCGACGGCTCGCGCATCAAGCCCGATGACGTCATCGACTTCGACACCACCTACGACCTCGAGTGGGAGCACGAGGCCGTCGCCCGTCAAGCAAAGCTCCGGATCATCGAGTGGAAAGCGGGCCATGAGCGCGCTGTCCACCTCTGCGACGGCGAAGGTGTGCCGGTGGACGCGCTCGACACCGCGCCGGCCGTCGACTTCCGCTACTCGGCCTACGTCATTTGGGACGAGATGCCCGGACAACACAACGAGTGGATCCTCGCGAAGCTCGAGAGCACACCCTCGGTCCTCGGAATGCTGCTTGCGGAGGTCGACCGGACGCTCGACGAGCACTTCGATGGCCGGCGCGCCCAGCGTCGCCGTGAGCTCGTCGAGGAGTGGAAGGAAGGGAACGTCTACCCCTACCAGGGCGAGCCGGGGACGGAGGAGGAGAAGGTCGAGCGAGCGACCTTCGATGTGGTCGCTACGTCGATCCGCAGGCACATCCCAAGCGGCAAGAAGCAGAAGAGGCTCACCCTCGGGCTCCTGCGTGAGTCGCTCCAGCAGCGGCCGAGCGATGTTTCGGCCCTGCTCGACGAGTACGTGGGGCTGCCCGCCGACGAGAAGGAGCAGCTCGAGCGTCTACTCAGCCGCACGAGTCTGTCGCGGGTGATCCAGGCGTCGAGCAACGTCACCAACCGGCTCGAGTTCCTCCGCGCCCTCGAGCTCATGGTCTTCGACCCCGAGACGAGCAAGATGGTGGGTGAGCGGGACCACCTCCACAAGATCCTCGAGAGCGAACTATGGGTCTTTGGAGAGCAGTACAACCTCATGGTGAGCGAGCGGGGCCTGACCGCCGCGCTCGATCGACACCGTGAACTGCTCGACGAGCCGCGCAACGACAAGACGCCCGTGAAGCTGCTCGACGGCAAGTCGGGCCGGCTCGATCTCCTGCTCTCGGTCGCTGCCACCGAGCACGACCGGAACCGGCACCTCGTCGTCGAGCTCAAGGCCCCGAAGATCCAAGCAGGGCAGAAGGAACTGGCGCAGATCAAGGCGTATGCGATGGCAGTGGCCAAGGACCCGCGGTTTGCGAGTAGCACCACGGAGTGGGACTTCTGGCTCGTGACGGGCGAGATCGACGACGTCGTCCGTCAGGAGGCGAACCAGAAGAACCGGAAACGTGGGGTCGTGTTCGAGCCTGACCTCCCCGATGCGTCGGGAGCGAAGGTCAGGGTCTGGGTGCGTGACTGGGGCCAGATTATCGACGACGCGAAACGCCGGCTCGACTACTTCCAGAAGAGCCTGCAGCACGACCCGTCCCTCGACGACGCACGGGACTACCTGCGCCGAAACCACGGCGACGTCATCCCCGAAGGTCTCCTCGTTGACTAG
- a CDS encoding adenine-specific methyltransferase EcoRI family protein: protein MSTVANRTSSLNAAKAAKNDEFYTQWADIEREVNAYLEYDSDVFRGKVLLLPCDDPEWSNFAKFFALHFVDLGLKKLISTSYAPDSNPALFSYEPTLFEIDDPKFDAAKTRANGKKFVLEPEDINGDGVVNIDDLQWEYLNGDGDFRSAEVTALRDEADIVITNPPFSLFREFITWLVDGGKCFAVVGSSNAITYAEVFPHIRANRLWKGATANSSDMVFGVPKGSMVSEADRLKAKKLGYPSDDERDYTRLGNSCWFTNIDHGRRHEPLQLMTMDDNLRFNKRLIKKLGGDEGYQRYANFDAIEVPYTDAIPSDYAGVMGVPITFLDRYNPDQFEIIGNSEGRLGAALGITPLGPEFAGSQGRTKLGIESTKQAVFKRILIRRKDA from the coding sequence ATGTCGACGGTCGCGAATCGGACTTCGAGCCTCAACGCGGCCAAGGCGGCGAAGAACGATGAGTTCTACACTCAGTGGGCTGACATCGAGCGAGAGGTCAACGCCTATCTTGAGTACGACTCGGACGTGTTCCGCGGCAAGGTCCTTCTGCTGCCGTGTGACGACCCCGAGTGGTCGAACTTCGCCAAGTTCTTCGCCCTCCATTTCGTCGACCTCGGGCTCAAGAAGCTCATCTCGACCTCTTACGCCCCCGATAGCAACCCGGCGCTGTTCTCGTACGAGCCGACTCTCTTTGAGATTGACGACCCGAAGTTCGACGCCGCCAAGACCCGTGCCAATGGCAAGAAGTTCGTTCTCGAACCGGAGGACATCAACGGCGACGGCGTCGTCAACATCGACGACCTGCAGTGGGAGTACCTCAATGGCGACGGGGACTTCCGCAGTGCCGAGGTGACCGCGCTGCGTGATGAGGCCGACATCGTGATCACCAACCCGCCGTTCAGCCTGTTCCGCGAGTTCATCACGTGGTTGGTCGACGGCGGCAAGTGCTTCGCGGTCGTCGGCAGCAGTAACGCGATCACGTACGCCGAGGTCTTCCCTCACATCAGGGCCAACAGGCTGTGGAAGGGTGCGACAGCCAACAGCAGCGACATGGTGTTCGGCGTCCCCAAGGGCTCGATGGTGTCGGAGGCAGACCGATTGAAGGCCAAGAAGCTCGGCTACCCATCGGACGACGAGCGTGACTACACGCGGCTGGGCAACTCCTGCTGGTTCACGAACATCGACCACGGCCGTCGGCACGAGCCACTGCAGTTGATGACAATGGATGACAATCTCAGGTTCAACAAGCGACTGATCAAGAAGCTCGGCGGCGATGAGGGCTACCAGCGGTACGCGAACTTCGACGCGATCGAGGTCCCGTACACCGACGCGATCCCCTCTGACTACGCCGGCGTCATGGGCGTGCCCATCACGTTCCTCGACAGGTACAACCCCGACCAGTTTGAGATCATAGGCAACAGCGAGGGACGTCTTGGTGCTGCCCTAGGCATCACTCCGCTCGGGCCCGAGTTCGCCGGCAGTCAGGGGCGGACCAAGCTCGGCATTGAGAGCACGAAGCAGGCGGTCTTCAAACGCATCCTCATCCGCCGGAAGGACGCCTGA
- a CDS encoding pPIWI-associating nuclease domain-containing protein — protein MSVVTVILKIMIRKMTPAQFKAAVNKAQRQQKQAIENYNREARRHNAAIKKAVNDYNREVRTYNAKARAHNAQVENQRRRLNQEVRRLNSRPVGTTFVTYRLSVETLARTYAATEERLAGRTIAQAGRELVDRGSEEAANSAYLLNAMDGDGAVEDDPTEDELRGPSMQTELAAFGHDLVDRWTGALFSLSPRNPDAARHFCTSAREVLIAMIDGAAPDSSVAEADPSCDRTERGVPTRRAKVGFLLRRKGIDEESIEDLVEEDMDNVLGLFREFDNGTHGHAGRFTITQLSALRIRVESAIGFIHALCVV, from the coding sequence GTGTCGGTGGTCACGGTCATACTCAAGATCATGATCCGGAAGATGACTCCAGCGCAGTTCAAGGCCGCGGTGAACAAGGCGCAGCGCCAGCAGAAGCAGGCGATCGAGAACTACAACCGCGAGGCGCGTCGGCACAACGCGGCGATCAAGAAGGCTGTGAACGACTACAACCGCGAGGTGCGCACATACAACGCCAAGGCGCGTGCGCACAACGCCCAGGTGGAGAATCAGCGTCGCCGGCTCAACCAAGAGGTCCGGAGGCTCAACTCCCGCCCAGTGGGGACGACCTTCGTCACGTACCGGTTGTCGGTCGAGACCCTCGCGCGCACGTACGCAGCGACCGAGGAGAGGCTGGCCGGCAGGACGATCGCGCAGGCGGGCCGTGAGCTCGTCGACCGCGGCAGCGAGGAGGCCGCGAACAGCGCCTACCTCCTCAATGCGATGGACGGCGATGGCGCTGTCGAGGACGACCCGACTGAGGACGAGCTGCGCGGCCCGAGCATGCAGACCGAGCTCGCAGCCTTTGGACATGACCTCGTCGACCGGTGGACCGGGGCGTTGTTCTCCCTCAGTCCGCGCAACCCCGACGCGGCCCGTCACTTCTGCACGAGCGCGCGCGAAGTGCTGATCGCGATGATAGACGGCGCAGCACCGGATTCAAGCGTTGCCGAGGCGGATCCGTCGTGCGACCGAACCGAAAGGGGAGTGCCAACTCGACGGGCCAAGGTCGGATTCCTCCTGCGGCGTAAGGGCATCGACGAGGAGTCGATCGAGGACCTCGTAGAGGAGGACATGGACAATGTCCTAGGACTCTTCCGCGAGTTCGACAACGGCACCCACGGGCACGCCGGTCGTTTCACGATCACCCAGCTGAGCGCGCTGCGCATCCGGGTCGAGTCGGCCATCGGCTTCATCCACGCGCTCTGCGTGGTCTGA
- a CDS encoding GmrSD restriction endonuclease domain-containing protein: protein MDTELRHYTVEQVLKGFVYNELEGKGLFGLDGRLVIQPEYQRNYIYNDGKRDVAVIDSLLKEYPLGLIYFNVEGSTLEVLDGQQRITSVGRFVTGKFAIKVGGKEQTFSSLPVNLQRRILDAKLDIYECDGTEDEIKAWFQTINIAGVPLNRQELLNAIYSGPFVTKAKAEYSNSNNANMQKWQAYVGGDPKRQQILEEALEWVAAAKGLTIDAYLAQHRQDADIAELKNYFTSVIDWVAGVFIRPPDKEMRGLDWGRLYNAHHTTSYSPAKLEVRVNELRSDPAVHSPKGIYEYLLDGEMRPQLLDVRLFEAKDKRVAYERQTTKAKAAGESNCPLCAIAGDSNKARIYKQNEMDADHVTAWSKGGSTSLANLTMLCQTHNRTKGNR, encoded by the coding sequence ATGGATACCGAGCTCAGGCACTACACCGTCGAGCAAGTACTCAAGGGCTTCGTCTACAACGAGCTGGAGGGCAAGGGCCTGTTCGGACTCGATGGCAGGCTCGTCATCCAGCCTGAGTACCAGCGCAACTACATCTACAACGACGGCAAGCGCGACGTCGCGGTGATCGACTCGCTGCTCAAGGAGTACCCACTCGGGCTCATCTACTTCAACGTCGAGGGCTCCACACTCGAAGTACTCGACGGCCAGCAGCGCATCACCAGCGTCGGCCGGTTCGTCACCGGAAAGTTCGCCATCAAGGTCGGCGGTAAGGAGCAGACGTTCTCGTCGCTGCCTGTCAACCTCCAGCGCAGGATCCTCGACGCCAAGCTCGACATCTACGAGTGCGACGGCACCGAGGACGAGATCAAGGCCTGGTTCCAGACGATCAATATCGCCGGCGTCCCGCTGAACAGGCAGGAGTTGCTCAACGCGATTTACTCCGGCCCGTTCGTCACCAAGGCCAAAGCCGAGTACTCCAACTCCAACAACGCGAACATGCAGAAGTGGCAGGCGTACGTGGGCGGCGACCCCAAGCGCCAGCAGATCCTCGAGGAAGCGCTCGAGTGGGTCGCCGCCGCGAAGGGCCTGACCATCGACGCCTACCTCGCCCAGCATCGCCAAGATGCCGACATCGCCGAGCTGAAGAACTACTTCACCTCGGTCATCGACTGGGTCGCCGGCGTCTTCATCCGACCCCCGGACAAGGAGATGCGCGGCCTTGATTGGGGCCGACTCTACAACGCGCACCACACGACGTCCTACAGCCCGGCGAAGCTTGAGGTCAGGGTCAACGAGCTTCGCTCCGACCCTGCGGTGCACAGCCCGAAGGGAATCTACGAGTACCTGCTCGACGGCGAGATGAGGCCCCAGTTGCTCGACGTCCGTCTGTTCGAGGCTAAGGACAAGCGTGTCGCCTACGAGCGGCAGACGACGAAGGCCAAGGCTGCGGGCGAGTCGAACTGCCCGCTGTGCGCGATCGCCGGGGACAGTAACAAGGCCCGGATCTACAAGCAGAACGAGATGGACGCCGATCATGTGACCGCCTGGTCGAAGGGCGGATCGACGAGCCTGGCCAACCTGACGATGCTCTGCCAGACGCACAACCGCACCAAGGGCAACCGGTAG